One window of the Acinonyx jubatus isolate Ajub_Pintada_27869175 chromosome A2, VMU_Ajub_asm_v1.0, whole genome shotgun sequence genome contains the following:
- the EMC3 gene encoding ER membrane protein complex subunit 3 isoform X2, which yields MRRSSYHSPSPAISLSDMIAWPTLQFLLSQISSTHSSHVKKYSTFKVKQNNLLFRIGCSRILIPISLDPTMLTDMMKGNVTNVLPMILIGGWINMTFSGFVTTKVPFPLTLRFKPMLQQGIELLTLDASWVSSASWYFLNVFGLRSIYSLILGQDNAADQSRMMQEQMTGAAMAMPADTNKAFKTEWEALELTDHQWALDDVEEELMAKDLHFEGMFKKELQTSIF from the exons ATGAGGAGGAGCTCTTACCACTCCCCCAGCCCAGCCATTTCTTTGTCAGACATGATTGCTTGGCCCACCCTACAGTTTTTGCTCTCACAGATTTCTTCCACTCATTCCAGTCATGTGAAAAAATATAGcacttttaaagtaaaacagaatAATTTATTATTCCGTATTGGCTGTTCTCGCATTTTAATACCCATTTCTCTAG ATCCCACTATGCTCACAGACATGATGAAAGGCAATGTAACAAATGTTCTCCCTATGATTCTTATTGGTGGATGGATCAACATGACATTCTCAGGCTTTGTCACAA ccAAAGTCCCATTTCCACTGACCCTCCGTTTTAAACCTATGCTACAGCAAGGAATTGAACTACTCACATTAGATGCATCCTG GGTGAGTTCTGCATCTTGGTACTTCCTCAATGTCTTTGGGCTTCGGAGCATTTACTCTCTGATTCTGGGCCAAGATAATG CCGCTGACCAGTCACGGATGATGCAGGAGCAGATGACTGGAGCAGCCATGGCCATGCCTGCAGACACCAACAAAGCTTTCAAG ACAGAGTGGGAAGCTTTGGAGCTGACGGATCACCAGTGGGCACTAGATGATGTCGAAGAGGAGCTCATGGCCAAAGACCTCCACTTCGAAGGCATGTTCAAAAAGGAATTACAGACCTCTATTTTTTGA